The following proteins come from a genomic window of Neofelis nebulosa isolate mNeoNeb1 chromosome 5, mNeoNeb1.pri, whole genome shotgun sequence:
- the POMGNT2 gene encoding protein O-linked-mannose beta-1,4-N-acetylglucosaminyltransferase 2 isoform X3, whose translation MHLSAVFNALLVSVLAAVLWKHVRLREHAAALEEELALGRQAPEPGPALRIDYPRALQTLMEGGTHMVCTGRTHTDRLCRFEWLCYSSEAEEFIFFHGNASVMLPNLGSRRFQPALLDLSTVEDHNTQYFNFVELPAAALRFMPKPVFVPDVALLANRFNPDNLMHVFHDDLLPLFYTLRQFPGLAHEARLFFMEGWSEGAHFELYKLLSPKQPLLRAQLKTLGRLLCFSHAFVGLSKVTTWYQYGFVQPQGPKANVLVSGNEIRQFARFMMEKLNVSRAGAPLGEDYILVFSRTQNRLILNEAELLLALAQEFQMKTVTVSLEDHAFADVVRLVGNASMLVSMHGAQLVTALFLPRGATVVELFPYAVNPDHYTPYKTLATLPGMDLQYVAWRNMMPENTVTHPERPWDQGGIAHLDRAEQARILQSREVPRHLCCRNPEWLFRIYQDTKVDIPSLIQTIRRVVKGRPGPRKQKWTVGLYPGKVRDARCQASVQGASEARLTVSWQIPWNLKYLKVREVKYEVWLQEQGENTYVPYILALQNHTFTENIKPFTTYLVWVRCIFNKILLGPFADVLVCNT comes from the coding sequence ATGCACCTGTCGGCCGTGTTCAACGCCCTCCTGGTGTCCGTGCTGGCAGCGGTCCTGTGGAAGCACGTGCGGCTGCGTGAGCATGCGGCCGCTCTGGAGGAGGAGCTGGCCCTCGGCCGCCAGGCCCCAGAGCCGGGCCCCGCGCTGAGGATCGACTACCCCAGGGCGCTGCAGACCCTGATGGAGGGCGGCACACACATGGTGTGCACGGGCCGCACGCACACTGACCGCCTCTGCCGCTTCGAGTGGCTGTGTTACTCCAGCGAGGCCGAGGAGTTCATCTTCTTCCACGGCAACGCGTCCGTCATGCTGCCCAACCTGGGCTCCCGGCGCTTCCAGCCGGCCCTGCTCGACCTGTCCACCGTGGAGGACCACAACACCCAGTACTTCAACTTCGTGGAGCTGCCGGCCGCCGCCCTGCGCTTCATGCCGAAGCCCGTGTTCGTGCCCGACGTGGCGCTCCTCGCCAACCGGTTCAACCCCGACAACCTCATGCACGTCTTCCACGACGACCTGCTGCCTCTCTTCTACACCCTGAGGCAGTTCCCCGGCCTGGCCCACGAGGCCCGGCTCTTCTTCATGGAGGGCTGGAGCGAGGGCGCACACTTTGAGCTCTACAAGCTCCTCAGCCCGAAGCAGCCACTCCTGCGGGCACAGCTCAAGACCCTGGGCCGGCTGCTGTGCTTCTCCCATGCCTTCGTGGGTCTCTCCAAGGTCACCACGTGGTACCAGTATGGCTTCGTCCAGCCCCAGGGCCCGAAGGCTAACGTCCTGGTCTCGGGCAACGAGATCCGGCAGTTCGCACGGTTCATGATGGAAAAGCTGAACGTGAGCCGGGCAGGGGCTCCCCTGGGCGAAGACTACATTCTGGTCTTCAGCCGTACCCAGAACAGACTCATCCTGAACGAGGCAGAGCTGCTGCTGGCACTGGCCCAGGAGTTCCAGATGAAGACAGTGACGGTGTCCCTGGAGGACCACGCCTTTGCAGATGTCGTGCGGCTGGTCGGCAACGCCTCCATGCTGGTCAGCATGCACGGGGCCCAGCTGGTCACTGCCCTCTTCCTGCCCCGTGGGGCCACTGTAGTCGAGCTTTTCCCGTATGCTGTCAATCCCGACCACTATACGCCCTATAAGACGCTGGCCACGCTGCCTGGCATGGACCTCCAGTACGTAGCCTGGCGGAACATGATGCCAGAGAACACAGTCACGCACCCTGAACGGCCCTGGGACCAGGGGGGCATCGCTCACCTAGACCGGGCAGAGCAGGCCCGTATCCTGCAGAGCCGCGAGGTCCCGCGGCATCTCTGTTGCCGGAACCCTGAGTGGCTCTTCCGAATCTACCAGGACACCAAGGTGGACATCCCATCCCTCATCCAGACCATACGGCGCGTGGTAAAGGGCCGGCCGGGGCCGCGGAAGCAGAAGTGGACTGTCGGCCTCTACCCAGGCAAGGTCCGGGATGCACGGTGCCAGGCGTCGGTGCAGGGCGCCTCCGAGGCGCGCCTCACCGTGTCCTGGCAGATCCCGTGGAACCTCAAGTACCTGAAGGTGAGGGAGGTGAAGTACGAGGTGTGGCTCCAGGAGCAGGGCGAGAACACCTATGTGCCTTACATCCTGGCCCTGCAGAACCACACCTTCACCGAGAACATCAAGCCTTTCACTACCTACTTGGTGTGGGTCCGCTGCATCTTCAACAAGATCCTCCTGGGACCCTTTGCAGATGTGCTGGTGTGCAACACGTAG